The Amphiprion ocellaris isolate individual 3 ecotype Okinawa chromosome 6, ASM2253959v1, whole genome shotgun sequence genome contains a region encoding:
- the ptgesl gene encoding prostaglandin E synthase 2: protein MAASCGRSLGKVGRSFVDSAAVLRSGSGSFLRGTAAARSSGRCYGSGGPGVRAAALSVRAAAGRRALSCAFLLGGGLGLYQAVRGSLKQQHLAQEQNQVSAGSLKLILYQYKTCPFCSKVRAFLDYYGLPYDIVEVNPVMRQEIKWSLYRKVPILMVDGDVQLNDSSVIISSLKTFLINKEKSVSDIIHCYPEMKSVNDRGKEVTEYTNKYWLMLSEAQTASVYPEKGMQKEEMKWRQWADDWLVHLISPNVYRTTGEALASFDYIVREGKFGTLEGFFAKYVGAAAMFVISKRLKSRHNLQDDVREDLYKAVNDWVAAIGKKRKFMGGDQPNLADLAVFGVLRVMEGLQAFDDMMANTKVKSWYRRMERATLNHEGRSQQ from the exons ATGGCGGCCTCCTGCGGCAGATCTCTAGGTAAGGTCGGCCGGTCCTTTGTGGACTCTGCGGCGGTGCTCCGCTCCGGTTCCGGCTCCTTCCTACGGGGCACCGCGGCGGCCCGGAGCTCCGGGAGGTGCTACGGCTCCGGCGGGCCGGGAGTCCGGGCGGCGGCGCTCTCTGTGCGGGCAGCAGCAGGACGCAGGGCGCTGAGCTGCGCCTTCCTGCTGGGGGGAGGTCTGGGTCTGTACCAGGCGGTCCGGGGGtccctgaagcagcagcacctgGCCCAGGAGCAGAACCAG GTTTCTGCCGGCAGTCTGAAGCTGATCCTGTATCAGTATAAAACCTGTCCGTTCTGCAGCAAAGTCCGGGCCTTTCTGGACTACTACGGGCTTCCGTACGACATCGTGGAGGTGAACCCGGTGATGAGGCAGGAGATCAAGTGGTCGCTTTACAGAAAGGTTCCCATCCTGATGGTGGACGGAGACGTG CAACTGAACGACTCGTCGGTCATCATCAGCTCCCTCAAGACTTTTTTAATCAACAA GGAGAAGAGTGTGTCGGACATCATCCACTGCTACCCAGAGATGAAGTCTGTGAACGACCGAGGCAAGGAGGTGACGGAATACACCAACAAATACTGGCTGATGCTGAGCGAAGCGCAGACCGCCTCCGTTTACCCCGAGAAAGGGATGCAGAA agaggagatgaagtGGCGTCAGTGGGCCGATGATTGGCTCGTCCACCTCATATCTCCCAACGTTTACCGGACCACCGGCGAGGCCTTGGCCTCCTTCGACTACATCGTCCGTGAGGGGAAGTTCGGGACATTGGAGGGCTTCTTTGCTAAATACGTCGGCGCTGCAGCCATGTTTGTCATCTCCAAACGGCTCAAGAGTCG ACACAACCTGCAGGACGACGTCAGGGAGGATCTCTACAAAGCCGTGAACGACTGGGTGGCCGCCATCGGAAAGAAGAGGAAGTTCATGGGAGGAGATCAGCCCAACCTGGCCGACCTG GCCGTGTTCGGCGTCCTGCGGGTCATGGAGGGTCTGCAGGCGTTCGACGACATGATGGCCAACACCAAAGTCAAGTCGTGGTACAGACGCATGGAGAGAGCGACGCTCAACCACGAGGGGCGGAGCCAACAGTAG